Proteins encoded by one window of Martelella endophytica:
- a CDS encoding 3-hydroxyacyl-CoA dehydrogenase/enoyl-CoA hydratase family protein, which produces MAGTNFEINKVAVIGAGVMGSGIAAQVANAGHKVLLLDIVPDGASNRSVIAETAVAKMKKADPAPFMSKRAPKLVETGNIEDDLEKLADVDWIIEVVVERLDVKQALYRRIDAVRKPGTAVSSNTSTIPLARLVEGMPDNFVRDFMITHFFNPPRYMRLMELVNSAKTDAALVAAVTDFADRKLGKSVVACNDRPGFVANRLGVTWIQLGVLKALEQGLTIEEADAVMGKPFGIPKTGIFGLIDLVGLDLMPHVGASLKGALPEGDMFHETHRDLPLVDRMIAEGYTGRKGKGGFYRLNREGGQKIKEAIDLENGHYRTSEKPDAPALKAARKPRQVMEIDGPLGRYAFNVMANTLSYAASLVGDAADDIAAIDEVMRLGYNWRWGPFELVDQIGGAWLVARMREENMPIPPLLETLGDRSFYRIENGRRQALQPDGSYRDIARPEGVVMLEDIKRVSEPLLKNGSASAWDIGDGVVCFEFTSKANAMDDQIMALLDKTIGLVKKNYKALVIYNEGTHFSVGANLGLALFAANIAAWGEIEKLVSNGQSTYRKMKYAPFPVVAAPSGMAVGGGCEIVLHADAVQAHAETYIGLVECGVGLVPAWGGCKEMLTRWQKNPATPKGPMPATAKVFEMLSTATVAKSADEAKDLLFLRKDDGITMNRYRLLADAKARALAMVDGYHPPEPEEIVLPGPSGKVALEMAAQGFARRGIATPHDMTVASELATVLSGGATDIIDHVDEESILELEQESFMRLVRTTKTLDRFESIIETGKPLRN; this is translated from the coding sequence ATGGCCGGAACCAATTTCGAAATCAACAAGGTCGCCGTTATCGGCGCCGGCGTCATGGGATCGGGCATTGCCGCCCAGGTCGCCAACGCCGGACACAAGGTGCTGCTGCTCGATATCGTGCCGGACGGTGCTTCCAACCGCAGCGTGATCGCTGAAACAGCGGTTGCGAAGATGAAGAAGGCCGACCCTGCGCCCTTCATGTCGAAGCGCGCACCCAAACTGGTCGAAACCGGCAATATCGAGGACGACCTCGAAAAGCTCGCCGATGTCGACTGGATCATCGAGGTCGTTGTCGAGCGGCTTGACGTGAAGCAGGCGCTCTATCGCCGTATCGACGCGGTGAGAAAGCCGGGCACTGCCGTTTCGTCGAATACCTCGACCATTCCGCTGGCCCGTCTCGTCGAAGGCATGCCGGATAATTTCGTGCGTGATTTCATGATCACCCACTTCTTCAATCCGCCGCGTTACATGCGGCTGATGGAACTGGTGAACAGCGCCAAAACGGATGCAGCTCTGGTCGCGGCCGTGACCGACTTCGCCGATCGCAAGCTCGGCAAGAGTGTCGTCGCTTGCAACGACCGGCCCGGTTTCGTGGCAAACCGGCTCGGGGTGACGTGGATCCAGCTTGGCGTGCTGAAGGCACTGGAGCAGGGGCTGACGATCGAAGAGGCCGATGCGGTGATGGGCAAGCCGTTCGGCATTCCCAAGACCGGCATTTTCGGTCTGATCGATCTGGTCGGCCTCGACCTGATGCCGCATGTCGGCGCAAGCCTGAAGGGCGCCCTGCCGGAGGGCGACATGTTCCATGAGACCCATCGCGACCTGCCGCTCGTCGACCGGATGATTGCCGAAGGTTACACTGGTCGCAAGGGCAAGGGTGGCTTCTATCGTCTGAACCGGGAGGGCGGCCAGAAGATCAAGGAAGCGATCGATCTCGAGAACGGCCACTACCGGACGTCCGAAAAGCCTGATGCGCCGGCTTTGAAAGCCGCCAGGAAACCGCGTCAGGTGATGGAGATCGACGGACCCCTCGGCCGCTATGCCTTTAACGTCATGGCCAACACGCTTTCCTATGCCGCAAGCCTTGTCGGCGACGCCGCCGACGATATTGCGGCCATCGATGAAGTCATGCGGCTTGGTTACAACTGGCGTTGGGGGCCGTTCGAGCTTGTCGATCAGATCGGCGGCGCGTGGCTTGTCGCGCGCATGCGGGAAGAAAACATGCCCATCCCCCCGCTTCTGGAAACGCTCGGTGATCGAAGCTTCTATCGCATCGAGAACGGTCGGCGTCAGGCGCTTCAGCCCGATGGCAGCTACCGCGACATTGCCCGGCCAGAGGGCGTCGTCATGCTTGAGGACATCAAGCGCGTCAGTGAGCCGCTTCTGAAGAACGGCTCCGCGTCTGCCTGGGATATCGGCGATGGCGTCGTCTGCTTCGAGTTCACCTCGAAGGCGAACGCCATGGACGACCAGATCATGGCGCTGCTCGACAAGACGATCGGTCTCGTCAAGAAGAATTACAAGGCGCTGGTGATCTACAATGAAGGCACGCACTTCTCCGTTGGCGCCAATCTCGGCCTTGCGCTCTTCGCCGCCAATATTGCGGCCTGGGGCGAAATCGAAAAGCTCGTCAGCAACGGCCAGAGCACCTATCGGAAGATGAAATATGCGCCGTTCCCCGTGGTTGCCGCGCCCTCGGGCATGGCGGTCGGCGGCGGATGCGAGATCGTGCTCCACGCGGATGCGGTTCAGGCGCATGCCGAGACCTATATCGGGCTCGTCGAATGCGGTGTCGGCCTCGTACCGGCCTGGGGCGGCTGCAAGGAAATGCTGACCCGCTGGCAGAAGAACCCCGCGACCCCGAAGGGGCCCATGCCGGCGACGGCCAAGGTCTTCGAAATGCTGTCGACGGCGACCGTGGCCAAATCGGCCGACGAGGCGAAGGACCTCTTGTTCCTGCGCAAGGATGACGGCATCACCATGAACCGCTACCGGCTTCTGGCCGATGCGAAGGCGCGCGCGCTTGCGATGGTCGATGGCTATCATCCACCGGAGCCGGAGGAAATCGTGCTGCCCGGCCCCTCGGGCAAAGTCGCGCTGGAAATGGCAGCCCAGGGCTTTGCCCGCCGCGGCATTGCCACACCGCATGACATGACGGTGGCGAGCGAACTTGCGACCGTGCTTTCAGGCGGTGCGACCGACATCATCGATCATGTCGATGAGGAAAGCATTCTCGAACTTGAGCAAGAGAGCTTCATGCGCCTCGTCAGGACGACGAAGACGCTCGATCGGTTCGAGAGCATCATCGAAACCGGAAAACCCCTTAGAAACTGA
- a CDS encoding thiolase family protein: MTNVVIAGYQRSPFSLATKGELARVRPDDLAAQVVRGLVETTGVKPEDIEDLILGCAFPEAEQGLNLARLVVLMADLPQSVGGVTVNRFCGSSMQSIHMAAGQIQLGAGEVFICAGVESMSRVPMMGFNPMPNPALHAKEPGAYMGMGDTAENVATKWQISRQEQEAFAVRSQEKAAAARASGRLKDEIVPIRVNGASVSEDGCIRPETTAEVLAGLKPAFSVDGTVTAGTSSPLTDGASAVLVCSEEYVLKNGLKPLARLTSVGVCGCAPDIMGIGPVGASRKALKRAGVDVGAMDVIELNEAFASQSIACIRDLGLAEERINIDGGAIALGHPLGATGARIVGKAASLLEREGGQYALATQCIGGGQGIATVLERV; encoded by the coding sequence ATGACCAACGTTGTCATCGCGGGCTATCAGCGCTCGCCGTTTTCACTCGCCACCAAGGGCGAACTGGCCCGTGTCCGTCCAGATGATCTTGCGGCCCAGGTGGTTCGCGGCCTCGTCGAAACGACGGGCGTCAAGCCGGAGGATATCGAAGACCTCATTCTCGGCTGTGCCTTTCCGGAAGCCGAGCAGGGCCTCAATCTCGCGCGTCTCGTCGTGCTGATGGCCGATTTGCCCCAGTCGGTGGGCGGCGTTACGGTCAACCGTTTCTGCGGCTCGTCGATGCAGTCGATCCACATGGCCGCCGGCCAGATCCAGCTCGGTGCCGGTGAGGTGTTCATCTGCGCCGGGGTGGAAAGCATGAGCCGCGTGCCGATGATGGGCTTCAACCCGATGCCGAACCCGGCGCTGCATGCGAAAGAACCGGGTGCCTATATGGGCATGGGCGACACAGCCGAAAACGTTGCCACCAAGTGGCAGATATCGCGCCAGGAACAGGAGGCCTTCGCCGTCAGGAGCCAGGAAAAGGCTGCGGCTGCCCGCGCCAGCGGACGCCTGAAGGACGAGATCGTGCCGATCCGTGTGAACGGCGCCTCGGTTTCCGAAGACGGCTGCATTCGTCCGGAAACGACCGCCGAGGTTCTGGCCGGGCTGAAGCCTGCTTTCTCGGTGGACGGCACGGTGACGGCCGGCACCTCTTCGCCCCTGACGGATGGCGCTTCCGCCGTGCTGGTCTGCTCCGAGGAATACGTGCTGAAGAATGGGCTGAAGCCGCTGGCACGCCTGACTTCGGTCGGCGTTTGCGGCTGCGCGCCGGATATCATGGGCATCGGCCCGGTCGGTGCCAGTCGCAAGGCGCTGAAGCGTGCCGGGGTCGATGTCGGCGCGATGGACGTCATCGAACTCAACGAGGCTTTTGCCAGCCAGTCGATCGCCTGCATTCGCGACCTCGGCCTTGCCGAAGAGCGGATCAACATCGATGGCGGCGCCATAGCGCTTGGCCATCCGCTCGGCGCGACCGGCGCGCGGATCGTCGGCAAGGCGGCGTCGCTTCTGGAGCGTGAGGGTGGGCAATATGCCCTTGCGACCCAGTGCATCGGCGGCGGGCAGGGGATTGCAACCGTGCTGGAGCGTGTCTGA
- a CDS encoding MerR family transcriptional regulator, with the protein MTDQFFTVTQLASELGITPRAVRFYETKGLINPGRAGKTRIYTQRDRARLILILRGKRLGFSLQEIKQFLDLYEIDRTQQEQLTALLKAVRERMHLLEEQKVALDLTLAELQNVEREAEDRLSQKAGKLAS; encoded by the coding sequence GTGACGGACCAGTTCTTTACCGTTACCCAGCTTGCGAGCGAGCTCGGGATCACGCCACGCGCCGTGCGGTTTTACGAGACCAAGGGATTGATCAATCCCGGTCGCGCCGGCAAGACGCGCATCTACACCCAGCGCGACCGCGCCCGGCTGATCCTGATCCTCAGGGGCAAGCGGCTCGGCTTTTCGCTGCAGGAAATCAAGCAGTTCCTCGACCTTTACGAGATCGACCGGACGCAGCAGGAGCAGCTTACTGCGCTTCTGAAGGCGGTGCGCGAACGCATGCATCTGCTCGAGGAGCAGAAGGTGGCGCTCGATCTGACGCTTGCGGAGCTGCAGAACGTCGAACGCGAGGCCGAGGATCGGCTATCGCAGAAGGCCGGAAAGCTTGCCAGCTAA
- a CDS encoding long-chain-fatty-acid--CoA ligase, whose product MVFDSRPAANAAGDSPVARQACKAGSQSNHDGAATLTAFFDEAVGRFADKVAVEFFGRTWSYGEIDALSDRLAAGLAAIGVRKGTRVGLCLPNSPYSVIGFFAVLKAGGIVVNFNPLYTSREIRDQIRDSGTEFMFTLDLEAVYKGLGPAVAETGLKRVIVCPMAEVLPPAKGLLFRLFKRTDLAHIPDDPQHVHFDALMRMASIVPVPEIETAPEDIAVLQYTGGTTGLPKGAMLSHRALVANARQLIAQSDTTGLLVEGGEVMVCVLPFFHVFAMTVCMLYAVEIGASMLLVPRFKRDELIALMERRKPTLFPAVPTIYGAINSVAETRKLHLESLKLCISGGAPLPLEVRADFEELTGCRLSEGYGLTECSPVVSVNPLDGAPGKNGSAGLPMPGTTLEIRDSENPSVLLPKGVKGELWVRGPQVMSGYWNRPEETANVLRDGALRTGDIGYLDEEGFLFLVDRLKDMIICSGYNVYPRMIEEALYEHDAVAEAIVIGIHDEYRGEAPKAYVSLREGATVTVEELHAFLKPRLSKIELPKEIEIRDSLPKTLIGKLSKKELIAEERRATHHAAAVAAVGEASHVDA is encoded by the coding sequence GTGGTTTTCGATTCCCGGCCGGCAGCCAATGCTGCCGGTGATAGTCCTGTCGCCCGTCAAGCCTGCAAGGCGGGATCCCAGTCAAATCATGATGGGGCCGCCACGCTGACGGCCTTCTTCGACGAGGCGGTCGGCCGGTTTGCCGACAAGGTCGCCGTCGAGTTCTTCGGCCGCACCTGGTCCTATGGCGAAATCGATGCGCTTTCGGATCGGCTGGCCGCCGGCCTTGCCGCGATCGGCGTTCGCAAGGGCACCCGTGTCGGTCTCTGCCTTCCAAATTCGCCGTATTCGGTGATTGGCTTCTTTGCCGTACTGAAGGCAGGCGGCATCGTCGTGAATTTCAACCCGCTTTATACGAGCCGCGAGATTCGTGACCAGATCCGCGATTCCGGGACCGAGTTCATGTTCACGCTCGATCTCGAAGCCGTTTACAAGGGCCTTGGTCCGGCGGTTGCCGAGACTGGTCTGAAGCGCGTGATCGTCTGCCCCATGGCCGAGGTTTTGCCGCCGGCCAAGGGGCTGCTGTTCCGGCTGTTCAAGCGGACCGATCTTGCCCACATTCCAGATGATCCGCAGCACGTGCACTTCGATGCGCTGATGCGCATGGCGAGCATCGTGCCGGTGCCGGAAATCGAGACCGCGCCGGAAGACATCGCCGTGCTGCAGTATACCGGCGGCACGACCGGGCTGCCGAAGGGGGCGATGCTCTCGCACCGGGCGCTGGTTGCCAATGCGCGGCAGTTGATCGCGCAGAGCGACACCACCGGCCTGCTTGTCGAAGGCGGCGAGGTCATGGTCTGCGTCCTTCCCTTCTTCCACGTCTTTGCGATGACGGTCTGCATGCTCTACGCCGTCGAGATCGGGGCTTCGATGCTGCTGGTGCCGCGCTTCAAGCGCGATGAGCTGATCGCCCTTATGGAAAGGCGCAAGCCGACGCTGTTTCCGGCAGTGCCGACCATTTATGGCGCCATCAACAGCGTTGCCGAAACCCGTAAGCTGCATCTGGAATCGCTGAAGCTCTGCATCTCGGGCGGGGCGCCCCTGCCGCTGGAAGTGAGGGCCGATTTCGAGGAGCTGACCGGTTGCCGGCTTTCGGAGGGCTATGGGCTCACGGAATGTTCCCCGGTGGTCTCCGTCAATCCGCTTGATGGTGCGCCTGGCAAGAACGGCTCGGCCGGACTTCCGATGCCAGGCACGACGCTCGAGATCCGCGATTCGGAAAATCCTTCCGTCCTGCTGCCCAAGGGCGTGAAGGGCGAACTTTGGGTGCGAGGGCCGCAGGTGATGTCCGGCTACTGGAACCGGCCGGAGGAAACCGCCAACGTGCTGCGCGACGGGGCGCTGCGCACCGGCGATATCGGTTATCTCGACGAGGAGGGTTTCCTCTTCCTCGTTGACCGGCTGAAGGACATGATCATCTGCAGCGGCTACAATGTCTATCCGCGGATGATCGAGGAGGCGCTCTACGAGCATGATGCGGTCGCGGAAGCGATCGTCATCGGTATTCATGACGAATACCGCGGCGAGGCGCCCAAGGCCTATGTTTCGCTGCGCGAGGGTGCGACCGTCACCGTCGAGGAATTGCACGCCTTTCTCAAGCCGCGGCTTTCCAAGATCGAACTTCCGAAGGAAATCGAGATCCGTGACAGCCTGCCGAAGACCTTGATCGGCAAGCTGTCGAAGAAGGAGCTGATCGCCGAAGAGCGTCGCGCGACGCATCACGCCGCTGCTGTCGCCGCGGTCGGGGAGGCGAGCCATGTTGACGCATAG
- a CDS encoding acyl-CoA thioesterase — translation MYVWARLLTTLAKAKFAPPLSPPEETSSVVLRVWPHDLDLNLHVNNGRYLTFMDIGRMDLLFRSGLGRRMLKEKWQPVLTGVNARYHRSLGAFQRFRMETQVVGWTEHSLFMEHRIIPLTGPHKGDVAVTATVRALMLEAGRKVTTAEMFASLGVLPESPPLPETCEILLSPEERAALGGDREHLAHHPASRVG, via the coding sequence ATGTATGTTTGGGCGAGACTGCTCACGACGCTGGCGAAAGCGAAATTCGCACCGCCTCTCAGCCCTCCCGAGGAAACCTCCAGTGTCGTCCTCAGGGTGTGGCCCCATGATCTCGACCTCAACCTGCACGTGAACAATGGCAGATATCTGACCTTCATGGATATTGGACGAATGGACCTGTTGTTCCGTTCGGGCCTTGGCCGGCGGATGCTGAAGGAAAAATGGCAGCCGGTGCTGACCGGCGTGAACGCCCGTTACCATCGCTCACTTGGCGCTTTCCAGCGCTTCCGGATGGAAACGCAAGTCGTCGGCTGGACCGAGCATTCACTGTTCATGGAGCACCGGATCATACCGCTCACCGGCCCGCACAAGGGCGATGTCGCCGTCACGGCGACGGTGCGCGCGCTGATGCTGGAGGCCGGCCGAAAGGTGACGACCGCAGAGATGTTCGCCTCGCTCGGCGTACTACCCGAAAGTCCGCCGCTTCCCGAAACCTGCGAGATCCTGCTCTCGCCCGAGGAGCGGGCAGCACTTGGCGGCGACCGGGAGCACCTTGCCCACCATCCAGCATCGCGGGTCGGCTGA